The DNA sequence CACCCCGTCGGTCAGCCAGACGAACCGCGATCCGGGCGGCGCCTGCGCCTGCAGCCGCTCCCGGTGCGGGAGCAGGTTGCCGTCGGCCACCACGATCACCATGTCGTTCCTCTCAACCACGCTGCAGCGCAGGTCGTTTGCTGTCGAATGTCCAGCCCGGGATCAGGTACTGCATGGCCGCCGCGTCGTCGCGGCTGCCGAGACCTTCGCGCTGGTAGAGCGCGTGGGCGGCCGCCACCGCCGACTCGTCGAGCGTCACGCCCAGCCCGGGTGCCTCGGGCACTGTCAGATACCCGTCGACGATGCGGTACGGGTCGGTGGTGATGGCTTGGCCGTCCTGCCAGATCCAGTGGGTGTCGATGGCGGTGATCTCACCCGGCGCGGCGGCGGCGACGTGGGTGAACATCGCCAACGACACGTCGAAGTGGTTGTTGGAGTGCGACCCCCACGTCAGGCCCCAGGCCTCGCAGAGCTGGGCCACCCGCACCGACCCGGCCATGGTCCAGAAGTGCGGATCGGCCAACGGGATGTCCACCGCGCCCGAGCGGATCGCATGCCCCATCTCGCGCCAGTCGGTGGCGATCATGTTGGTCGCGGTCGGCAAGCCGGTGGCACGTTTGAACTCGGCCATGACCTCGCGGCCGGAGAACCCGCCCTCCGGCCCCACCGGGTCCTCGGCGTAGGCCAGCACCCCGGACAGCTCACGACACGTCTTGACGGCGTCACGCAACAGCCAGCCCCCGTTGGGGTCCAGCGTGATGCGCGCACCGGGGAAACGCTCGGCCAGCGCGATGACCGCCTTGGCTTCCTCGGCTGCCGGCAGCACGCCGCCTTTGAGCTTGAAGTCGGCGAAACCGTAACGGGCGTAGGCTGCTTCGGCCAGGCGTACCACCGCGTCAGGAGTCAGGGCCTCCTGGTGGCGCACGGTGAACCATTCGTCGGCGTCGGGCGCCTCGTCGGCGGGGGACCGGTAGGCCAGATCCGTCTTCGTGCGGTCTCCGATGAAGAACAGGTATCCCAGCGCCTGCACCTCCGTGCGTTGCTGACCGTCACCGAGTAGCGCGGCGACGGGGACCTCCAGGTGCTGGCCGAGCAGATCCAACAGCGCCGCCTCGACGGCGGTGACGGCGTGCACCGTGACCCGCAGGTCGAAGGTCTGTGCTCCGCGACCGCCGGCGTCGCGGTCGGCGAACGTGCGCCGCATGTCGGCCAACACCGCGTGGTAGTCGCCGATGCTGCGGCCGGTGATCAGCGGCCGGGCGTCCTCGAGGGTGCGCCGGATCGGTTCGCCGCCGGGCACTTCCCCGACGCCGGTGTTGCCTGCCGAGTCGGAGATGACGATCAGGTTGCGCGTGAAGAACGGCCCGTGCGCACCGGACAGGTTCAGCAGCATGCTGTCGTGGCCGGCGACCGGGATGACGGTCACGTCGGTGACGACGGGGGTTCTGGCGGTCATGGCGCTCCTTCGGGCAGGGATCCGGTCACGACGCAAACCATTTGTCGCCGTTGGCCAATGGGCGGACCACGCGGGTCACCTTGTCGCCGACGTCGCGCAGCGCCTCGATGATGTCGCGCTCGCGCTCGGCGGTCAGACGCTCGGCGGGTATCGAGGCGCTGATCGCGTCCTGCGCGGGACGGCAGTAGCGCAGGGCCACGGCGAAGCAGCGCAGCCCGGCGGTGTTCTCCGCGTCGTCGCAGGCATACCCCCGCACCCGGACATCGTCGAGCTGGTGGTCCAGCGCGGCACGGTCGGTGATGGTGCCGGCGGTGAGCGCCTCCAGCGCCGCGGGGACGTGCTTGTCACGGTCGACGCCGAACCGTTCGGCCAGCAGGGCTTTGCCCAGGGCGGTGGCGTAGGCGGGCAGCCGTCGGCCCACCCGGCTGGAGGTGCGCAGGTACTGCTGGGATTCCCGGGTGGCCAGGTAGACGATGTCGGTGCCGTCGAGGCGGCCGAGGTGGAATGTCTCGTCGAGCTGGGCGCGCAGTTCCTCCAGGAACGGCGTGATGAGCGGTAGGTAGGGGTCGCTGTCGAGGTAGCTGGTGCCGACGAGCAGCGCCCGGATGCCGATGCCGTAGTAGGTGCCGGTGGGGTCCGAGCGGACCCAGCCCTGGGCGACCAGCGTGCGCAGCAGGGCGTGGGCGCTGCTGCGCGGCATGTCCAGGGCGTCGCTGATCTCGCGCAGCCGGGCCGGGTCGTCGGGGCGGGTGGCCAGATACTCGAGCAGCTCGACCGTGCGCACGGCGGACTTCACCTTGCGCACCGAGATGTCCTGGCTCACCGTGTCCCCCTCAGAAGGTCAGCAACAGTTCCCGCCCGATCAGCACGACGGCGCCGGTGGCCGAGACGCCTATCGCGAGCCAGCGCAGCCGTTGCGGGTTGAGGTATCGGTTGAGCACCCGGGAGAGCAGGTACCCGAGCACGGCGGCCGGGATCAGCAGCGCGAAGGTCCTCAGCGTGTGGACATCCACCGCGCCGGTGAAGGCGAGCACGATCAGCGAGATCACCGATCCGACGAGGAAGAAGCTGCTCATGGTGCTGCGCAGCACGGCACCGGTATTGCGTTGCCAGACCAGCGCCATCGGCGGACCGCCGATCGACGTCGCGGTACCCAGCAGCCCCGAGGCCGCCCCGGCCAGCACCACATTGCGGCGCCGGGCCGCCGGAACCCAACCGGAGCTGGTGAGCACCACGCCGCCCAGCACCACAGCGGCCAGTACGATGACCAACGCCTGATGCGGCAGCGCGGCCAGCAGCAGGGCGCCGGCCACGGTCCCGGGCACCCGCCCGGTCAACGCCCAGCCGGTCCCCGACAGGTCGATGGCTTCCCGTTCGCGCACCACCACCATGAGCGTGACCAGCGTGGCGACCATGATCAGGGTTCCCGGGATCATCGCCGGTTCGATCATCGCGACGATCGGCGCGGCGAACATCCCCATGCCGAATCCGATCGACGCCTGCAACGCCGAGGCGAACAGAATCGCCGCGGCCACGACGCAGAATCCCGCGATGGTCATGCAGACACGGTCTCAAGTCCACTCCCCTCCAGTAGCAACGGGTGGTGGCACAGCGCCGTGTGTCCGCCGAAGTCGGGGTCGACGGTGACCGGCGGCGTGGTGGTGGCGCACACCTCGGTGGCCTTCCAGCAGCGGGTGCGAAAGCGGCAGCCCGACGGCGGGTTCAGCGGTGAGGGCACCTCGCCGGACAGCAGGATGCGTTCCTGGCGGTGTGTGCCGTCGAGGGTGGGCGCCGCGGACATCAGCGCCGCGGTGTAGGGGTGGTCGGAGCGGTCGAACACCGTGTCGGTGGGACCGTTCTCGATGATTTTGCCGAGGTACATCACCGCGACGCGGTCGGCGACGTGGCGTACCACCGAGAGGTCGTGGGAGATGAAGATGTAGGAGATGCCGAGTTGCTCCTGCAGATCGTTGAGCAGGTTGAGCACCTGGGCCTGTACCGAAAGGTCCAGCGCGGAGACGGGTTCGTCGCAGATGATGACGTCCGGGTTCAGCGCGAGCGCACGGGCGATACCGATGCGTTGCCGCTGGCCGCCGGAGAATTCCTGCGGGTACTTGTCGGCGGCCTTGGCGCCCAGGCCCACCAGGTCCAGCAGTCCGCGCACCCGCATGTCGCGGTCCTGGCGGTTCTTGATGAGACCCTTGTGGCTGCGCCACGGCTCGGCGATGATCTCGGCGGCCGACATCCGGGAGTTCAGCGACGCGTAGGGATCCTGGAACACCATCTGCACGCGGCTGCGGAACTTCAGCAGTTCGGCGCCGGTCAGGGTGAAGGGGTCCACGCCGTCGAAGCGCACGGTTCCGGCGTCCGGACGTTCGAGCATCATCAGTGTTCGTGCCAGGGTGGACTTTCCGCAGCCGGATTCGCCTACCAGGCCCAGGGTTTCGCCGCGGGCCAAGTCCAGGCTGATGCCGTCGAGCGCGCAGAGCTTGTTCTTGCCGGCGTGCGGGACGCGGAACGACTTGCGGATGTCGCGGACCTCGAGCAGATTCTCAGACATCTTCACTCTTTCCTCCTCGCGTGCGGGGCGTGACCTCTTCCGGGAAGTGGCAGGCGGCCTTGCGATGCGCGCCGACGTGGTCGAGGGCGGGCCGGGTGGTGGCGCAGATGTCGCGCGCCAGCGGGCAGCGCTCCTGGTAGACGCATCCGTCGGGAATGTCGTGCAGGTCCGGCGGTGACCCGCCGATGGACTGCAGACCGTCGCCGCGGCGGGCGTTGACCGGCACCGAGTCGAGCAGACCCTTCGTGTAGGGGTGCTTCGGGTCGGCGAAAACCTCCGCGACGGTGCCGGTTTCGATGACGTTGCCGGCGTACATGACGGCGACACGGTCGGCCTCTTCGGCCACCAGAGCCAGATCGTGGGTGATCAGGACGACGGCCATGTCGAACTCGGTGCGCAGGTCCCGCAAAAGCGCCATGATCTGGGCCTGCACCGTGACGTCGAGCGCGGTGGTCGGCTCGTCGGCGATCAGCACGCTGGGGTTGAGCGCGACGGCCATCGCGATCAGCAACCGCTGCCGCATACCTCCGGAGAACTGGTGCGGGTAGGAGTTCAGGCGGGTCTCCGGCTGGGGGATGCCGACTCGCGCCATCAGTTCGACGGCCTTGGCCTTGGCACCCTTGGCGCTGAGCCCCTTGTGGATGCGGAACGGCTCGGCCAGTTGGGTTCCCACGGTGTAGAGCGGGTTGAGCGCGGTGAGCGCGTCCTGGAACACGATGGCCAGTTCGGTGCCGGCCATGGCGCGCCGCTTCTTGCGGTCGGCGGAGAGCAGGTCGACACCGGACAGGGTGGCGCTGCCCGCGACCACGTCGGCCACCGGCTCGAGCAGGCCGACCAGTGCGGTCGCGGTCATCGACTTGCCGCAGCCGGATTCGCCGAGCAGGGCCAGTGTTTCACCGCGCCGGGCCTGGAACGAGACATCGTTGACGGCGCGCAGGGTGCCCGAGATGGTGCGGACCTCCACCGAGAGCCCGTCGACGTCGAGCACCGTCGGCGCGTCGGCGCGGTGGTCGGTCTGCGTGTCATGGCGTGCTGGTGCGGTCATGCTCGAGCCTTTCATCAGAGGCGCTTTCCCGACTTGGTGAACGTGCTCAGTCGCTTCTGCGGGACGGTCAGGCGCCACCGCTGGCCGGGGTCGGTGGCGATGCGGGCCCAGGCGGCCAGGATGGTGGCCGACACGGTGGTGATCACGATGGCCAGGCCGGGGAAGAACGACAGCCACCAGGCGGTGTGCAGGTAGGTGCGGCCCTGGGCGACCATCAGGCCCCAGCTGACGTCGGGCGGCTGGATACCGATGCCCAGGAAGCTCAGCGAGCTCTCGGCGAGCATCACGTAGCAGAAGTCCAGTGTGGCCACGGTCAGCATGGTGGGCAGCACGATCGGCAGCACGTGGCGCCAGATGATCGAGGTGGCGCTGGCACCGAATGTCCTTGCCGCGTCGACGAACACGCGGCTGGCCAGTTCGGCGGATTCGGCGCGGGCGGTGCGCAGGTACACCGGGATGCGGGTGAGCGCCAGCACCATGACGATGTTGGCCGCGCTGGGGGAGAACACGTAGAGCACGACGACGGCCAGCAGCAGCGACGGGAAGCTCATGATGACGTCGGCGACGCGCATCGCCAGCGTCTCGCGCCAGCCGCGGTGATAACCCGCCCACATGCCCACCGCCGAGCCTATGACCGCGGAGATGACCACGGCCGGGATCGCAACCGACAGCGTGGTCTGGCAGGCCACGATGAGGCGGGCCAGCATGCTGCGGCCCAGCGGGTCGGTGCCCAGCACGTTGGCCCAGCCGTGGGCCAGTGTGAACGGCGGCTGGTTCGAGTTGTCCAGGTCGATGCGGGTGGCCAGGTCGCCGACCAGCAGCGGGCCGAAGACGGCAGTGAGGACCACGATGCCGAGGACGCCGGCCGCGGTGAGCGCGACCCGGTCGTTGGACAGCAGCCGGAACCAGAACGAGGGCCCGGACTGCTTTCTGGTGCGTGAGGGCGTGTCGTCCTCGCCGACGATCGCGGTGGTCGGTTTGACCGGGATCAGGTCGATTGACGTGCTCATGGTTGTCTCCTGGGACTTCT is a window from the Mycolicibacterium poriferae genome containing:
- a CDS encoding ABC transporter ATP-binding protein gives rise to the protein MTAPARHDTQTDHRADAPTVLDVDGLSVEVRTISGTLRAVNDVSFQARRGETLALLGESGCGKSMTATALVGLLEPVADVVAGSATLSGVDLLSADRKKRRAMAGTELAIVFQDALTALNPLYTVGTQLAEPFRIHKGLSAKGAKAKAVELMARVGIPQPETRLNSYPHQFSGGMRQRLLIAMAVALNPSVLIADEPTTALDVTVQAQIMALLRDLRTEFDMAVVLITHDLALVAEEADRVAVMYAGNVIETGTVAEVFADPKHPYTKGLLDSVPVNARRGDGLQSIGGSPPDLHDIPDGCVYQERCPLARDICATTRPALDHVGAHRKAACHFPEEVTPRTRGGKSEDV
- a CDS encoding ABC transporter ATP-binding protein; translation: MSENLLEVRDIRKSFRVPHAGKNKLCALDGISLDLARGETLGLVGESGCGKSTLARTLMMLERPDAGTVRFDGVDPFTLTGAELLKFRSRVQMVFQDPYASLNSRMSAAEIIAEPWRSHKGLIKNRQDRDMRVRGLLDLVGLGAKAADKYPQEFSGGQRQRIGIARALALNPDVIICDEPVSALDLSVQAQVLNLLNDLQEQLGISYIFISHDLSVVRHVADRVAVMYLGKIIENGPTDTVFDRSDHPYTAALMSAAPTLDGTHRQERILLSGEVPSPLNPPSGCRFRTRCWKATEVCATTTPPVTVDPDFGGHTALCHHPLLLEGSGLETVSA
- a CDS encoding sulfite exporter TauE/SafE family protein; its protein translation is MTIAGFCVVAAAILFASALQASIGFGMGMFAAPIVAMIEPAMIPGTLIMVATLVTLMVVVREREAIDLSGTGWALTGRVPGTVAGALLLAALPHQALVIVLAAVVLGGVVLTSSGWVPAARRRNVVLAGAASGLLGTATSIGGPPMALVWQRNTGAVLRSTMSSFFLVGSVISLIVLAFTGAVDVHTLRTFALLIPAAVLGYLLSRVLNRYLNPQRLRWLAIGVSATGAVVLIGRELLLTF
- a CDS encoding enolase C-terminal domain-like protein codes for the protein MTARTPVVTDVTVIPVAGHDSMLLNLSGAHGPFFTRNLIVISDSAGNTGVGEVPGGEPIRRTLEDARPLITGRSIGDYHAVLADMRRTFADRDAGGRGAQTFDLRVTVHAVTAVEAALLDLLGQHLEVPVAALLGDGQQRTEVQALGYLFFIGDRTKTDLAYRSPADEAPDADEWFTVRHQEALTPDAVVRLAEAAYARYGFADFKLKGGVLPAAEEAKAVIALAERFPGARITLDPNGGWLLRDAVKTCRELSGVLAYAEDPVGPEGGFSGREVMAEFKRATGLPTATNMIATDWREMGHAIRSGAVDIPLADPHFWTMAGSVRVAQLCEAWGLTWGSHSNNHFDVSLAMFTHVAAAAPGEITAIDTHWIWQDGQAITTDPYRIVDGYLTVPEAPGLGVTLDESAVAAAHALYQREGLGSRDDAAAMQYLIPGWTFDSKRPALQRG
- a CDS encoding ABC transporter permease → MSTSIDLIPVKPTTAIVGEDDTPSRTRKQSGPSFWFRLLSNDRVALTAAGVLGIVVLTAVFGPLLVGDLATRIDLDNSNQPPFTLAHGWANVLGTDPLGRSMLARLIVACQTTLSVAIPAVVISAVIGSAVGMWAGYHRGWRETLAMRVADVIMSFPSLLLAVVVLYVFSPSAANIVMVLALTRIPVYLRTARAESAELASRVFVDAARTFGASATSIIWRHVLPIVLPTMLTVATLDFCYVMLAESSLSFLGIGIQPPDVSWGLMVAQGRTYLHTAWWLSFFPGLAIVITTVSATILAAWARIATDPGQRWRLTVPQKRLSTFTKSGKRL
- a CDS encoding IclR family transcriptional regulator — its product is MSQDISVRKVKSAVRTVELLEYLATRPDDPARLREISDALDMPRSSAHALLRTLVAQGWVRSDPTGTYYGIGIRALLVGTSYLDSDPYLPLITPFLEELRAQLDETFHLGRLDGTDIVYLATRESQQYLRTSSRVGRRLPAYATALGKALLAERFGVDRDKHVPAALEALTAGTITDRAALDHQLDDVRVRGYACDDAENTAGLRCFAVALRYCRPAQDAISASIPAERLTAERERDIIEALRDVGDKVTRVVRPLANGDKWFAS